AAAATGGGGAACCAGTACGAAAAGACTGGATTCCCGCTTTCGCGGGAATGACAATTTCGGGTTCTATTGGCCTTTGTCAACAAACTGCTAAACGATGTTAATTAACCTGCTCACATGCTAAATCCCTTGAATTGGCTTTTCGGCCTCAACAAACTTCTGGTGAAAATCGAGACCTTTTTTCTTGGTCTCACCCTGATTGCTCTCCTCTTTTTTGCCTTTCTGCAGGTGGTCTTGCGCAATTTTTTCGACTCGGGGATCAATTGGGGGGATGTCTTTGCCCGTCATCTGGTCCTGTGGATCGCCTTCTTCGGCGCCACCCTTTCGACGCGGGAGGGAAGGCATATCTCGATTGATGCATTGGCAAAGATCCTGCCGGATAGGGCCAAGCCGATTGTGGACCTTTTTATCCGTTTTTTCTGCATTGTTGTCTGTTTCCTTTTGGCCAAGGCGGCCTATAAATTCATGCTGGATGAAAAGATGGCGGCGACAATTTTGTTTGCCAAGGTGCCGACCTGGTATTTCATCACCATTATGCCGATCGGTTTTACGATCATCACCTATGCCTATTTCGTGCAGTTTATCGAGGTTCTCTGGAAATTCGGCGGAAAAGAAAAGGCGGTTGCCAGGGCGAAAGGACATCAGGAGTTGGATATATCGGTGAAAATTAAATTAAAGTAGGGGCGAACGGCCCCAACGAGGGACCACTTCGTGGCCGTTCGCCCGTACCATCATGAGCACAACATTAGCCCTCATCTCCTTCGCCCTTCTCGGCGCCCCGCTCTTCGTCATCTTCGGCGCCATTGCCCTTTATTCCTTTTTTCACGCGAATATTGATACCTCGGCCATCATGATCGAATTCTACCGGATGGCCTCGGCGCCCACACTGATTACCATCCCGCTTTTTACCTTTGCCGGCTATCTGATGGCCGAAAGCGGCACCCCCAAGCGGCTGGTGAATGTCGCCCAGGCGGTTTTGGGATGGATGCCTGGGGGGTTGGCCATTGTCACGATTTTTTCATGTGCCTTTTTCACCGCCTTTACCGGCGCCAGCGGAGTGACCATCATCGCCTTGGGGGGCCTGATGTACCCGATTCTGATGCGCGAGAAGTACGATGACAAATTTGCCATGGGGCTTGTCACCTCCTGCGGAAGCTTGGGGCTTCTTTTTCCGCCAAGCCTTCCGCTCATTCTTTACGGCCTGATCGCCAATGTGAACATCGACAAGCTTTTCCTGGCCGGAATTATTCCCGGCATTGTGCTGGTGACGGCGCTTTCCCTCTACGGGATGTACTTCGGCTCCAAAAAGGGAGTGCATCGGGTTCCGTTTGTCTTAAAGAACGTCTTCACCTGGGAGACGCCGCTCCCATTCATCATCCTTGGGGGGATTTACGGCGGTTTCATCACCGCCAGCGAGGCGGCGGCGGTGACGGCCTTTTATGTTTTGATCGTCGAGGTTTTCATTTACCGGGACATAAAACTCTTCAAGGATGTCCCCCGGATTATCCGCGAATCGATGCTTTTGGTCGGTGGTATTCTCATCATTCTGGGCGTTGCCATGGGGATGACCAACTATCTGGTCGATGCCCGTGTGCCGATGAAGCTTTTCGAATGGGTGAGCCAGTACATCAGCAGCAAGATCATGTTTCTGGTTCTGCTGAATATTTTTCTTCTGATTGTCGGTTGCCTGATGGATATTTTTTCGGCAACCATCGTGGTTGTTCCGCTGATTACCCCCATTGCCTACAAGTACGGTGTCAATCCGGTGCACCTCGGCATCATTTTCCTCACCAATCTGGAGATCGGCTATCTGACGCCGCCGGTCGGTTTGAACCTTTTTATTTCTTCCTTCCGGTTCGGACGGTCGATTATCCAACTCTACCGGATCGCCATTCCCTATCTGATTATTCTGATCATCTGCCTGATAATCATCACGTACGTTCCGTGGTTCTCCACGTTTCTTGTCGATGTCTTGCAGGTGAAATGAGGCTATTGAATCTGCGTTGCCGTAAATGATCCAAGGGCGGGATCGTAGGTAATTCTGAAATCGTACTTTTCCCGGTAATCTTCCGGTTTTTCCCCGTTTCCATTACGGGAAAAATAATACTCCGTATCCGACTTTTTGAACCACAAATCGTTCTGTAGCGGTTTGTCCATCACCTCGCCGAAACATATCCCGCAACGGGAATTGGCCGGATTGGCATCGAGAATCAGCGGATAGGCATCGAGGTTTTCCTTAAGTTTCCGGAAATGCCACTCGGCAATGCCGGCCTGGACGACGGCAATGGTTTTTTCCATCTTTTTTTCGCGATTTTTGTGTTGAAGGGCGAAAAACTGCGGAATGGCCGCCAGACAGAGAAGAAGGATAATCACCATGACCATGATGAATTCGCCGACGGTGAAACCGTTTTGGGAGCGATGGACGAAGGATGCTCGGTGATGCACGGTGGGTGATTGTAGGGGAATTGGAATCGAGAAGCAAGTTCATTGACACCCCATGGGTCATTTGTTACATGACTCCGAGTAATTTACTTAAGGAGGATCAATTATGAAGGAAGTCGTTATCGTCAGCGGGGCACGGACCCCTGTCGGCAGTTTTCAGGGGGCGCTTGCCTCGCTCACCGCGCCGCAATTGGGGTCGATCGCCATCAAAGAGGCGGTCAAACGGGCCGGTATCAAGCCGGATCAGGTGGAAGAGGTCATTATGGGATGTGTGTTGACCTCCGCCGTGGGGCAATCGCCGGCTCGTCAGGCCTTGCTTGGGGCCGGCCTTCCGAAAGAGGTGGGGGCCCTGACCATCGGCAAGGTCTGCGGTTCCGGCTTGAAAAGCGTGATGCTGGCCGATCAGATCATTCGGGCGGGTGAGGAGGAAATCATCGTTGCCGGGGGGATGGAGAGCATGAGCAATGCCCCTTACGCTCTTCCCGAGGCGAGAAACGGCTTTCGCATGGGCCACGGAAAAATCGTCGATACGATGATCCAGGACGGCCTCTGGGACCCTTACAACAATCTCCACATGGGAAGTTGCGCCGAGATGTGCGCCAAGGAATACAAAATCACGCGTGAGATGCAGGANNNNNTACCGCCGGGCCCAAAAGGCGGTCAAGGAGGGGCGATTCAAGGATGAAATCGTCAAAGTTCCTGTTCCTCAAAAGAAAGGGGACCCCCTTATTGTCGATACCGATGAAGAACCGGGGCGTGGAAATATTGAAAAGTTAAAAACCCTTCGCTCCGCCTTTGAAAAGGAAGGAACGGTCACAGCCGGAAATGCGTCGAGTTTGAACGACGGCGGGGCCGCTGTTGTGCTGATGTCTATGGAGAAAGCCCAAGCACTCGGCCTTAGGCCGTTGGCGCGGATTGTGGCCCATGCGCAGGCAAGCCGTGAACCGGAGTGGTTTACCATTGCGCCGGCAACGGCGATGGAAAAGGCGCTTAAAAAGGCGAACCTTAAAGCGCAGGACATCGATTTGTGGGAAGTCAACGAGGCCTTTTCGGTGGTGGCCATCGCCAATAACCAAAAAATCGGCATTCCCGCCGATAAAGTGAATGTCAATGGCGGAGCGGTGGCTATCGGCCATCCAATCGGAGCCTCGGGGGCCCGAATTCTGGTCACCTTGCTGTATGAAATGCAGAAAAGGAATGCTCGGCGGGGTTTGGCCTCGCTGTGCATTGGAGGCGGGGAAGCGGTGGCGATGATTGTGGAGAGAGTGTGAACATTACCAAAATCGGCATTGTGGGGGCGGGGGTGATTGGCGCCGGCATCGCCGAGACGGCGGCGCGCCAGGGTTTGGGGGTCATTCTCGTTGAGACCACCAAGGTGCAATTGGAAAAAGCGGTTGAGACTATCCGGCGCGGTCTGAAGAAAGCGATCGGGAGAAAAGAGGTGGCCGAAAAAGACGAAGACTTGATCATCGGCCGGGTTCAATTGGCGCTTGATATCCAGGCGCTGACCAAAATTGATTTTGTTATCGAGGCGGTTACCGAGGATGAACGGACCAAAACCGACCTTTTTTCAAAACTCCACACCGTTTGTCCCGCGCCCGCCATATTCGCCTCGGCCACCTCGTCGTTGTCGATCACCAAACTGGCCAAGGCGTCCAAAAGGGCCCCGCAGGTTATCGGCATGCACTTCATGAACCCGGTGCCGGTGATGAAACTGGTGGAAATTGTCCGGGGGGTACAAACCGCACCGGAGACCATTCAGGCCGCCAAAAGTGTCGCTGAACGAATGGGGAAAGAAACGGTTCTGGCGCACGATTTTCCCGGTTTCATGGTCAATCGGGTGATTGCCCCGATGATCAATGAGGCGATTTATTCGCTTTACGAAGGGGTCGGTTCCGCACAGGATATCGACCGGGCGCTTAAATTGGGGGCCAATCATCCCATGGGGCCTCTTCAACTGGCCGATTTGCTGGGGCTGGATGCCGTGCTGAATTCCCTTGAGATGCTCCATCGGCAATTCGGCAATCCCAAATTTTCTCCCTGTCCGCTTTTGGTCAAATATGTCGAGGCGGGATTTTTGGGGCGAAAGACCGGGAAGGGGTTTTATGAATATTAACTACTGTGCCCGAGTGCCTGAGTGCCTGTGTGCCCGTGTTTACACGGGAACCCAGGCACCCGGGCACCCATGCACTTCTTTATGACCTTTGAAACCATCCAAGTCAGTATTGAAAATGAAGTAACCACAGTCACTATCAATCGTCCCAAGGCGCTCAATGCCTTGAATGAGGTTGTTCTCAGCGAGCTGACAAAGGCCTTCCGGGATATTCGCCGTGAGGGGAAAACGAAGGGGGTTATTGTTACCGGTACGGGTGACAAGGCCTTTGTTGCCGGCGCCGATATCGCCGCCATGCAGAACATGACGGTTCTTGAGGCGGAACATTTTGTCGATTTGGGACACCGTTGCATGCGGGCGATTGAAACCTGCCGGGCCCCCGTTATTGCCGCGGTAAACGGGTTTGCCTTGGGGGGAGGGTTGGAACTCGCTCTTTCGTGTGATTTCATTTACGCCTCATCCGGCGCCAAACTCGGCCTTCCCGAAGTGAACCTCGGCATTTTTCCGGGGTTTGGGGGAACCCAGCGCCTAAGCCGCCTGATCGGAAAGAACAAGGCCAAGGAGCTGATTTACACCGCGCGCCTTCTTTCAGCGCAGGAGGCCTTCGATATCGGCATTGTCAACAAGGTATGCGAGCCGAATCAGCTGATGGATGAGGTCAAAAAGACAATCGGAACGATTCTCAAGAAAGGACCGGTGGCGGTGGCACTCGCCAAAAAGGTGATCAATGAAGGGACCGATCTGTCACTGGAGGCTGGTTTGCAGCTGGAACAATCGACATTTCCGATGATCTTTGCGACGGAAGACAAGAATGAAGGAGTTAAAGCTTTTCTTGAGAAAAAAGAGGCTAAGTTTATAGGAAAATAGCGGGAATTTGCCAAGGAGCAGTTGGCCCCCGCCGCGGCTGAGCTGGATGAAAAAGCGGAATTTCCCAGCCGGCATTTGAAGAAAATGGGGGAGCTGGGATTTATGGGGATGATGATCCCGGAAGAGTGGGGGGGATCGGGGCTCGATACGGTCAGTTATGTGCTGACCCTGGAAGAAATTTCGGCCGCCTGCGCCTCAACCGGGGTGACCATGTCGGTGAATAATTCACTCTATTGCGGTCCCATCGTCAAATACGGCACCGATGCCCAGAAGAAAACACATCTCGTTCCTTTTGCGCGCGGGGAAAAACTGGGGGCCTATTGCCTCTCCGAGCCGGGGACCGGATCGGATGCCGCCAATCAGCAAACAACAGCCGTTCTTAAAGGGGACAAATATATCCTGAACGGCACAAAGAATTTCATCACCAGCGGGCCAAACGCCGATGCGATGGTGGTTTTTGCGATGACCGACAAGGCGAAAAGGCACAAGGGGATATCGGCCTTTATCGTCGAAAAGGGATTCACCGGAATCGTAGTCGGCAAAGTCGAAAAGAAACTGGGAATCCGGGCCAGCTCCACATCCAGCATCGTTCTGCAGGATTGTGAGGTTCCAAAAGAAAATCTTTTGGGAAAAGAATCGGATGGATTCTCCATTGCGATGAATACGCTCGACTACGGCCGTATCGGCAGTGCCACCCAAGCGCTGGGTATTTCGCAGGCCGCCTTCGAGGCCGCCCTTGAATATTCCAAACAGCGTGAGGCCTTTGGCCAGACCATCAGCAATTTTCAGGCGATCCAGTGGATGCTGGCCGACATGTCCACCCGCATTGCCGCCAGCCGTCTGCTTGTCCATCGCGCCGCTTGGATGAAAGATCAGGGAAAACCGTGCACGTTGGAGGCGGCTCAGGCGAAACTTTTTTCCTCCGAAACATCGAATTTTGTCACCAACAAGGCGGTTCAGATTCACGGGGGCTATGGTTATTGCCGTGAATATCCGGTGGAACGTTATTTGCGCGATGCCCGGATCACCGAAATTTACGAGGGGACTTCGGAGATACAGAGGCTGGTTATCGCACGAAACCTCTTAAAAGATTGATGAAAAATTCGAAGCGCGAAGCACGAAATCCGAAACAACCCGAGCGACAAAAAGAATTCACCACCATCTCGTCGGAACCGATTGAGCGGCTCTATACCCCCAAACATCTCAAGGGTTTTGACTACGCAAAAAACCTCGGTTTCCCGGGTGCATACCCCTTCACGCGCGGTGTCTATGACACAATGTACCGCGGCAGGCTTTGGACCATGCGGCAGTTTGCCGGTTTCGGCGCGCCGGAGGATACAAACACCCGCTTTAAATATCTTCTCGCTCATGGACAGACTGGTCTGTCCACCGCGTTTCATTTTCCCACTCTCATGGGTTACGACTCCGATTCCCCCCGTGCGCGGGGTGAAGTGGGGGTCTGCGGAGTTGCCGTCGATTCCCTAAGGGATATGGAAGTTTTATTCGACGGCATTCCATTGGATGAAGTCACTGTCTCCATGACGATCAACGGTCCGGCGATGATTATGCTCGCCTTTTATCTGGCCAATGCCGAAAAGAGGGGCTTTGACTGGAAAAAACTCGGCGGCACCATTCAGAACGATGTCTTGAAGGAATACATCGCCCAAAATTCCTACCTGATTCCCCCCGATCCGGCGATGCGAATCGTGGTCGACATGATCGAATTTTGCTCCAAGCATGTCCCGCGGTGGAACCCCATTTCAATTTCCGGCTATCACATCCGCGAGGCGGGTTCGACGGCGATTCAGGAACTGGCCTTTACCATAGCCGACGGGATCGCCTACGTTCAGGCGTGCATCGATCGCGGATTAAACGTCGACGACTTTGCCCCGCGCCTCTCCTATTTTTTCAATGCGCACATGGATTTCTTCGAGGAAATCGCCAAATACCGGGCGGCGCGCCGGATGTGGGCCCGTATCATGAAAAAGCGATTCAAGGCCAAAAAGGCGGAATCGATGAAGTGCCGTTTTCATTCGCAAACGGCGGGATGTTCGCTGACCGCACAGCAACCCGAAAACAATATTGTCCGCACAACAACACAGGCTCTTGGCGCCATATTAGGAGGGACTCAGTCCCTTCATACCAATTCGATGGACGAAACGCTCTCGCTCCCCACCGAAAAAGCGGTGCGTATTGCCCTGCGTACCCAGCAGATTCTCGCCTTTGAAAGCGGCGTCACAAACACCATCGATCCTCTGGCTGGCTCTTATTTTGTCGAAGCGCTGACAAACAAGATGGAAAAAGAGGCGTTCAATTATATAAAAAAGATCGACCGAATGGGGGGAATGGTGGAGGCGGTGAAAAGGGGCTACCCTCAAATGGAGATTGCCAGGGCCTCGCACGCTTATCAGCAACAGGTGGAAAAAAAGGAAAAGATCGTGGTCGGGGTCAACGATTTTATTCTCGAGGGAGAACAACAGCCTGAATTGTTGAAACTCGATCCTCATGTGGAGAAAAAACAGGTTGAAAATCTCAAAAAAGTGAAAGAAAAGCGGGACAGAGCCCAGGCGCAACATACCCTAAAAGCTCTTGAAGATGCCGCGGCAGGGGAGGTCAATTTAATGCCGAGCCTCCTTGACTGCGCGAGGGCTTATTGTACGATCGGCGAGATCTCGGCGGTGCTTCGGGGGGTGTTCGGCGAATACCACGATCCGGGAATATTTTGATGCAAAAAAAACTACGAATCCTTGTCGGAAAGCCGGGGCTCGATGGCCACGATCGCGGCGCCAAAATCGTCGCGCGGGCCCTGCGCGACGCCGGGTTTGAAGTGATCTACTCCGGTTTGCATCAGACCCCGGAGATGATCGTCAATACGGCCATTCAGGAAGATGTCGACGCAATCGGCCTCTCCATTCTCTCCGGGGCGCACAACTATTTGTTTCCTGAAGTCATCCGTCTTCTCAAGGAAAAAGGGATCGGTGATGTCGCGGTCTTCGGTGGCGGCATTGTGCCGGATGACGAAAAAGCGGAGTTGAAAAAGAAGGGGGTCGCCGAAATTTTCACCCCCGGCGCCGACACGCGGGATATTGTGGGGTGGATCAAAGAAAACGTGAAGCCGCGGATGTGACTCTGGTAATTTAAGTATTGCAAACTGCAGTACAATAATATACTATAAACTGCATACAAAAATGAGGTATTATTATGGGACAATTACAGGAACCTGTTACCATCAGCATCCGTGCCAGGGCGCGACAGCGTGATTTGATCGACCATGCCGCCGAACGGCTCGGTCGCAGTCGTTCGGATTTCATGCTGGAAGTCGCTTGCCGAGAAGCCGAAAGCGTGTTGCTTGACCAAACCTATTTTGCGCTCGATGCCGATGCCTTTGCCCGGTTTCAGGCCATGCTCGACAATCCTCCCAAGCCGACGGATCGCTTGCGTCGGCTGTTGACGACGAAAGCCCCCTGGGAATGACCACCGAACTTTTGGCGCCCACCCCTATCACCAAAGACCATGATCTTGGCGCATTCGATTGCGGGGAACCATCGCTGAATGAATGGCTGAAAAAGCGCGCGCTCAAGAATGACGGAGCCAACGCGTCCCGCACCTATGTGATTGCCAATGGACAAACAGTCATCGGTTATTACTGTCTGGCCGCCGGCGCGGTTGGCCGCGCCACGGCGCCAAAGACACTGCGGCGCAATATGCCGGATACCATACCTGTCCTGGTGTTGGGCCGTCTCGCTATTCACAAAGATTACCATAATCGCGGCTTGGGAAGCGGGTTGTTGCGTGATGCCGCCTTGCGGGCGTTGCAGGCGTCCCGGATTGCCGGTGTTTCGGCCATCCTGGTTCACGCTTTGTCGGAAACGGCCAAACGGTTCTATTTGTCGCGGGGTTTTGTCGAATCGCCAATCCAGCCGATGACGTTATGTCTTCTGCTATCGACAGCCGAAAAGATCATCGTCACGCGCAAGTAACGATTCAATTTATGAATTTTCTATTTGCCTTGAAACAGGGGTGAGCGTTTCTCCCGAATCGCCCGAATCCCTTCTTTGATGTCTTCAGTCGTAAACGTTTTTGCCTGACAGGCCGAATCGTAATCGAACATCTGTTCCAAGGTTCCGTGCAGGGCCTTTTGGATCCCTTTTTTGATCAGGACAACGGGCATCGGACCATTTTCAGCGATTACCTTGGCCACGCCGTGAACGTGCGGCAGAAGTTTGTCGGCCTCAAAAACACCGTTTAAAAGCCCCATATCAAAGGCCCGCTTCGCCGAGAGGTTTTCGGCCAAAAGAAGGACCTCGGCGGCCCTTGTCGGTCCGATCAGCCGCGTGATCAGCCAAGTGCCTCCCATGCCGGGGGCAAGACCGATTTTGGCAAAGTTGGCCCCCATTTTTGCCTCCAAGGAGGCATAGCGGAGATCGCAGGCAAGGGCGAGGCAAAAGCCGGCGCCGATGGCATGTCCATTGACGGCGGCAATGACGGGGATCTTTAAGTTTCGAACGTCCAGAAAAATTCGATAGAACATTTTGAGTTCTTTTTTGTTTGTTGCCTCTTTTTTGCGCGTCCGCGATTCGATCATGTCCAGATTGCCGCCGGAAGAAAAAGCCCGTCCGGCGCCGGTTAAAATGTCAGGTTTTCCGGCCGGTTGAGGGTAACAGTTGCAATAGGACCTTCGATTTGCAAGATAACAGGCTCGGACATATGGCGCATTGTGACAATTCAGTCTCGTGTGTTTTCTTTCGATTCCGTCGGAACTCGCGGTCTTTGTAATCGCCACCCTGTTTGTATGTTGTCGCCTGGTTTGTTCCGATTGGCGATGTTTTTAAGGTGCGCTCGGACAGCCGACGGACTCTTCAGAAAGCCACCCGAGACCGAATTGTCACCATATGTTCCTAACAAAACCGGGTTTCAAATGAAACAAAATTTTCCCATTCAGACCTCTTTTCTCGGAGAGGCGCCTTACCGTGAGGCTCTGGAGAAAATGAATAGCCTTCGGGACGAACGTTTGGCGAATCGGATACCCGACCAACTCCTGTTTCTGGAACATCCCCCGGTGATTACGATGGGGCGGCGCCGGTCGCATGAAGACTTGAAAATCAACCCCGAGGAGCTCAAACGGAGGGGGATTGAATTTGTCGAGACCGACCGGGGGGGGAGGCTCACCTATCACGGGCCGGGCCAACTGGTTGTCTATTTCATTGTGGATATCGAGACGCGAAAGATATCGATCGACAAAATGGTCTGGGCGGTGGAGGAGGGGGTTAAACGTCTTCTGGCCAAATATGGAATTTC
This genomic stretch from Deltaproteobacteria bacterium harbors:
- a CDS encoding TRAP transporter small permease, whose translation is MLNPLNWLFGLNKLLVKIETFFLGLTLIALLFFAFLQVVLRNFFDSGINWGDVFARHLVLWIAFFGATLSTREGRHISIDALAKILPDRAKPIVDLFIRFFCIVVCFLLAKAAYKFMLDEKMAATILFAKVPTWYFITIMPIGFTIITYAYFVQFIEVLWKFGGKEKAVARAKGHQELDISVKIKLK
- a CDS encoding TRAP transporter large permease, which codes for MSTTLALISFALLGAPLFVIFGAIALYSFFHANIDTSAIMIEFYRMASAPTLITIPLFTFAGYLMAESGTPKRLVNVAQAVLGWMPGGLAIVTIFSCAFFTAFTGASGVTIIALGGLMYPILMREKYDDKFAMGLVTSCGSLGLLFPPSLPLILYGLIANVNIDKLFLAGIIPGIVLVTALSLYGMYFGSKKGVHRVPFVLKNVFTWETPLPFIILGGIYGGFITASEAAAVTAFYVLIVEVFIYRDIKLFKDVPRIIRESMLLVGGILIILGVAMGMTNYLVDARVPMKLFEWVSQYISSKIMFLVLLNIFLLIVGCLMDIFSATIVVVPLITPIAYKYGVNPVHLGIIFLTNLEIGYLTPPVGLNLFISSFRFGRSIIQLYRIAIPYLIILIICLIIITYVPWFSTFLVDVLQVK
- a CDS encoding type II secretion system protein produces the protein MHHRASFVHRSQNGFTVGEFIMVMVIILLLCLAAIPQFFALQHKNREKKMEKTIAVVQAGIAEWHFRKLKENLDAYPLILDANPANSRCGICFGEVMDKPLQNDLWFKKSDTEYYFSRNGNGEKPEDYREKYDFRITYDPALGSFTATQIQ
- a CDS encoding 3-hydroxybutyryl-CoA dehydrogenase (converts (S)-3-hydroxybutanoyl-CoA to 3-acetoacetyl-CoA), producing MNITKIGIVGAGVIGAGIAETAARQGLGVILVETTKVQLEKAVETIRRGLKKAIGRKEVAEKDEDLIIGRVQLALDIQALTKIDFVIEAVTEDERTKTDLFSKLHTVCPAPAIFASATSSLSITKLAKASKRAPQVIGMHFMNPVPVMKLVEIVRGVQTAPETIQAAKSVAERMGKETVLAHDFPGFMVNRVIAPMINEAIYSLYEGVGSAQDIDRALKLGANHPMGPLQLADLLGLDAVLNSLEMLHRQFGNPKFSPCPLLVKYVEAGFLGRKTGKGFYEY
- a CDS encoding enoyl-CoA hydratase/isomerase family protein, with the protein product MTFETIQVSIENEVTTVTINRPKALNALNEVVLSELTKAFRDIRREGKTKGVIVTGTGDKAFVAGADIAAMQNMTVLEAEHFVDLGHRCMRAIETCRAPVIAAVNGFALGGGLELALSCDFIYASSGAKLGLPEVNLGIFPGFGGTQRLSRLIGKNKAKELIYTARLLSAQEAFDIGIVNKVCEPNQLMDEVKKTIGTILKKGPVAVALAKKVINEGTDLSLEAGLQLEQSTFPMIFATEDKNEGVKAFLEKKEAKFIGK
- a CDS encoding methylmalonyl-CoA mutase family protein, yielding MKNSKREARNPKQPERQKEFTTISSEPIERLYTPKHLKGFDYAKNLGFPGAYPFTRGVYDTMYRGRLWTMRQFAGFGAPEDTNTRFKYLLAHGQTGLSTAFHFPTLMGYDSDSPRARGEVGVCGVAVDSLRDMEVLFDGIPLDEVTVSMTINGPAMIMLAFYLANAEKRGFDWKKLGGTIQNDVLKEYIAQNSYLIPPDPAMRIVVDMIEFCSKHVPRWNPISISGYHIREAGSTAIQELAFTIADGIAYVQACIDRGLNVDDFAPRLSYFFNAHMDFFEEIAKYRAARRMWARIMKKRFKAKKAESMKCRFHSQTAGCSLTAQQPENNIVRTTTQALGAILGGTQSLHTNSMDETLSLPTEKAVRIALRTQQILAFESGVTNTIDPLAGSYFVEALTNKMEKEAFNYIKKIDRMGGMVEAVKRGYPQMEIARASHAYQQQVEKKEKIVVGVNDFILEGEQQPELLKLDPHVEKKQVENLKKVKEKRDRAQAQHTLKALEDAAAGEVNLMPSLLDCARAYCTIGEISAVLRGVFGEYHDPGIF
- a CDS encoding cobalamin B12-binding domain-containing protein; this encodes MMQKKLRILVGKPGLDGHDRGAKIVARALRDAGFEVIYSGLHQTPEMIVNTAIQEDVDAIGLSILSGAHNYLFPEVIRLLKEKGIGDVAVFGGGIVPDDEKAELKKKGVAEIFTPGADTRDIVGWIKENVKPRM
- a CDS encoding DUF1778 domain-containing protein gives rise to the protein MGQLQEPVTISIRARARQRDLIDHAAERLGRSRSDFMLEVACREAESVLLDQTYFALDADAFARFQAMLDNPPKPTDRLRRLLTTKAPWE
- a CDS encoding GNAT family N-acetyltransferase, giving the protein MTTELLAPTPITKDHDLGAFDCGEPSLNEWLKKRALKNDGANASRTYVIANGQTVIGYYCLAAGAVGRATAPKTLRRNMPDTIPVLVLGRLAIHKDYHNRGLGSGLLRDAALRALQASRIAGVSAILVHALSETAKRFYLSRGFVESPIQPMTLCLLLSTAEKIIVTRK
- a CDS encoding enoyl-CoA hydratase/isomerase family protein — translated: MAITKTASSDGIERKHTRLNCHNAPYVRACYLANRRSYCNCYPQPAGKPDILTGAGRAFSSGGNLDMIESRTRKKEATNKKELKMFYRIFLDVRNLKIPVIAAVNGHAIGAGFCLALACDLRYASLEAKMGANFAKIGLAPGMGGTWLITRLIGPTRAAEVLLLAENLSAKRAFDMGLLNGVFEADKLLPHVHGVAKVIAENGPMPVVLIKKGIQKALHGTLEQMFDYDSACQAKTFTTEDIKEGIRAIREKRSPLFQGK
- the lipB gene encoding lipoyl(octanoyl) transferase LipB, which encodes MKQNFPIQTSFLGEAPYREALEKMNSLRDERLANRIPDQLLFLEHPPVITMGRRRSHEDLKINPEELKRRGIEFVETDRGGRLTYHGPGQLVVYFIVDIETRKISIDKMVWAVEEGVKRLLAKYGISASRDKRNPGIWVGNSKIASIGLHVHRGVTTHGVALNVDCDLAPFGYIIPCGIAGAGVTNLAEITARKYSVDEVGGDLRRCYEDVFNQRRPRCSS